The proteins below come from a single Alligator mississippiensis isolate rAllMis1 chromosome 2, rAllMis1, whole genome shotgun sequence genomic window:
- the ING2 gene encoding inhibitor of growth protein 2 isoform X1, protein MRGVAAARHPTQRVPAARDGHATREALKEIDDVYEKYKAENDPIQKKRLQQHLQRALINSQELGDEKIQIVTQMLEQVENRARQMETHSHCFQDMSENEKPLEKAKVETCQPERSSRRPRRQRTSESRDLCHITNGIEDCDDPPKEKRSKSSKKKKRSKAKQEREVSPVEFAIDPNEPTYCLCNQVSYGEMIGCDNEQCPIEWFHFSCVGLTYKPKGKWYCPKCRGDNEKTMDKCTDKSKKDRRSR, encoded by the coding sequence aggcaTTAAAAGAAATAGATGATGTCTATGAGAAATACAAAGCTGAAAATGATCCCATTCAGAAGAAACGCTTGCAACAGCATCTTCAGCGAGCGCTAATCAACAGCCAAGAGCTTGGAGATGAGAAGATTCAGATAGTTACTCAGATGCTTGAACAGGTAGAGAATAGGGCCCGGCAAATGGAGACCCATTCTCATTGTTTCCAAGATATGTCTGAAAATGAAAAACCTTTAGAAAAAGCAAAGGTGGAAACTTGCCAACCAGAGAGATCTTCACGTAGGCCTCGTCGCCAGCGGACCAGTGAAAGCCGTGACCTGTGCCATATAACAAATGGAATAGAAGACTGTGATGATCCACCTAAAGAGAAGAGATCCAAATCTTCCAAGAAGAAGAAGCGCTCCAAAGCCAAACAAGAAAGGGAAGTTTCACCTGTAGAATTTGCAATAGATCCCAATGAACCAACCTATTGCTTATGTAACCAAGTGTCTTATGGAGAAATGATAGGCTGTGACAATGAACAGTGCCCTATTGAGTGGTTTCATTTTTCATGTGTTGGACTTACCTATAAACCAAAGGGGAAATGGTATTGCCCCAAGTGCAGAGGAGATAATGAGAAAACCATGGACAAATGTACTGACAAATCAAAAAAGGATAGGAGATCGAGGTAG
- the ING2 gene encoding inhibitor of growth protein 2 (The RefSeq protein has 1 substitution, 1 frameshift compared to this genomic sequence) produces MRGVAAARHPTQRVPAARDGHAVREALKEIDDVYEKYKAENDPIQKKRLQQHLQRALINSQELGDEKIQIVTQMLEQVENRARQMETHSHCFQDMSENEKPLEKAKVETCQPERSSRRPRRQRTSESRDLCHITNGIEDCDDPPKEKRSKSSKKKKRSKAKQEREVSPVEFAIDPNEPTYCLCNQVSYGEMIGCGNEQCPIEWFHFSCVGLTYKPKGKWYCPKCRGDNEKTMDKCTDKSKKDRRSR; encoded by the coding sequence aggcaTTAAAAGAAATAGATGATGTCTATGAGAAATACAAAGCTGAAAATGATCCCATTCAGAAGAAACGCTTGCAACAGCATCTTCAGCGAGCGCTAATCAACAGCCAAGAGCTTGGAGATGAGAAGATTCAGATAGTTACTCAGATGCTTGAACAGGTAGAGAATAGGGCCCGGCAAATGGAGACCCATTCTCATTGTTTCCAAGATATGTCTGAAAATGAAAAACCTTTAGAAAAAGCAAAGGTGGAAACTTGCCAACCAGAGAGATCTTCACGTAGGCCTCGTCGCCAGCGGACCAGTGAAAGCCGTGACCTGTGCCATATAACAAATGGAATAGAAGACTGTGATGATCCACCTAAAGAGAAGAGATCCAAATCTTCCAAGAAGAAGAAGCGCTCCAAAGCCAAACAAGAAAGGGAAGTTTCACCTGTAGAATTTGCAATAGATCCCAATGAACCAACCTATTGCTTATGTAACCAAGTGTCTTATGGAGAAATGATAGGCTGTGACAATGAACAGTGCCCTATTGAGTGGTTTCATTTTTCATGTGTTGGACTTACCTATAAACCAAAGGGGAAATGGTATTGCCCCAAGTGCAGAGGAGATAATGAGAAAACCATGGACAAATGTACTGACAAATCAAAAAAGGATAGGAGATCGAGGTAG